gcattggcatctccttcccaatttggggaagttttattctattttgttcaaaatgcctactatgcctttggagtgaaattcttctccttctactatactctgaattcttatatttgatcttttcatagtgtcccaaagatCTTGAAATCCCCACATATGCCTttgtattagtttgtctttctctttgttgagctgtattagatctgccacctggtcttctagtttagacattctgttctctccttcatccattctattggtgaggttttctacatagttttttatttgactgacagTGTTTTTCATgggtagtaattctgactggtttttctttattatttctatttccttattcatgtcttgtattgacctcctcatttcattaaatttgtttcctgtgtcttttttgattcttttgattttcaaaattttttttatttatttattagagccagagagagagagagagagaatgggcacaccagggcattcagccactgtaaacaaactccagacacatgtgcccccttgtgcatctggcttgagggtcctggggaattgaacctgggtccttttgatttgcaggcaaacgccttaatcactaagccagccctcctttgatttctttgagcatatttataatcattcttttgaaatatttcttgggcatttcctctaaatcagtctcactagaGGTAGTTTCTGAtggattaatactttttggtggatttatattgtcttgattttttttctgtttcttgtattataatgtagagatttttgcatcatgaattattttaatgcttggattgtctaattatctgcaatattATTGGATGtctcaatcaatctgatgttatatatcttcagggtaggagcttaatatgctaggtgtggctcttaagactctcagagtaaccacaaaagtgaccctaagtgttgggattgtctgctatgagaatattctagtaggctgagtggaacaaaatacaggctaattctaaaatttaactaaataattgtggtggtttgattcaggtgtcctccataaacctaggtgttctggatgttaggtttcccagctgatggcaattgaaaagtaacgcctgctggaggcagtgtatttgggGGGTCAGGCTTTggatgttatggccagtttcctcatgccaatgtttggcgcactctcctgttgctatgatccaccttatgttggccagggggtgatgtcttcgttttctctgccatcatgaagcttccccctcaaacctataagccaaaataaatctctttttcccataagctgcttttggttgggtgatttctaccagtaatgtgaaccagactgtaacaacaatatatacattcaatgaaaaacagcacagaatatttatgtaagagtaggtactATAACAAAcatatcctctaacaaagtcacagtccctaaggatgtgttttgccccatacccttaatcctgtcaactgggaggcttttggtctgtagagggttcccaaggtcagcttgtgatctagtgagacccttctctagtgaacaaaagagaaaacaaaggcactataaatcaggaagcaacaaatgacaagctcaaaatatagtttatttaggAATGGCAAATTCAGCCATCCATGGGGTTTAACATTTATCTTACCCTGTCATGGaagatgcaattagcacttcaatgcaagcctatataccaggctttttttttggtggggatgacctggtgtaatcctggTTACCTTTTGAAAtagctttggtctcagctatggtCCCACTTTGctatgctgtgctgtgggctcaggtaggctggctgggtcagtggtttgctgctctgatcacctaTGTTGGGTGCTGTGCAGGTGAGTCCCCTTcctcaggtctctggtgcttactGGTGCTTGTGCTgacagaagggggaggggaggctgtggatggtggctgaagttctcccactggtcctggtgatcctcttcctcacaagccacTCCTCTGGTTCCTGCTGTCCTTCCCTCAcattcttgagtttgcaaggaggctggtgtgagtggaaaatcctctcacctggctttttctgtggctcaggctgagcctggtggctgcagCCACACAAatctggtgccactgctgctgcagccacttctgcctgtttctgttgcctctagacactctggatctctcttacttctctgctacAATTGTTAATTtgttatacaccttcactttttagtagaagagtgtattttgctaggttgttttttgcttttcctcccctagactgctttggcgtggttcctatgccaccatcttaactggaagtccagtaAATATTTTCAGAATGTTTAAAACCATAGAAAGCTTTCATGTTCAACACGGAGAACTGAATTCGGAAAGGGTTAGTCTGGAGACTAAGCAAGAGGCTGCTAATAGCAAAATAAGAAGGGGAAAGACTGTCTGACAttagttccccccccccaaaaaaaaaaaaaaaaaaaaaactctggccCTGAAAGACCCAACCATGGGCTGGAAGCATACTTCTTAGAGCAGTAcagattcttttgtttgtttgttttttcaagttaaggtctcacctagcccagactgacctagaattcactctgtagtctcagggtggccttgaacgcatggtgatcctcctaccactgcctcccaagtgctaggattaaaggtgtgcactaccacgcccggcaagaccaGTGTAGATTCTGATGTGCCACTCCCTGCCCCACACACATCCATGAAAGTACATTTTTTAATTGAAGGTCCCCCCAcctctatgtgtgtgtggggggggtatgtgGTGTTCATGAAccctatgtacacacatgcagaggccaaagaACATCCAGCATCTTCCTCTATTGttcttctgccttctttccttgaaAAGTTTGTCAGCATTTTTTGGTCAGTCTGGCTGACCAGCCAGCTCAGCTCAAGTTATAGCCCTGTTTCAACACTGCTCAGTGGCAGTGTTGCAGCCATTcctggatttttacatgggtgctaggatttgaactctggtcttcacacttgcatggaaagcactcctgcctgctgagccatcttcaagCCCCCCACTTTTAggggttttatttattatttttaaagcagcATTTCACCAGGCActggtggtatacatctttaatcctaacacttgggaggctaaggtaggaggatttccacgAGGTTGAggctagtgagttccaggtcagcctgggctagagtgacacagTGTctttaaacaacaaacaaaatagtgTCTCATaactcaagctagcctcaaactccatatggatctgaggatggccttgaacttcttgtcctccagcctccatctcccaagtgctgggattacaggcatgtagcaCCACTCACTGGTTTAATGTGGTGCTGGGAACATTATTCAGAGCTTCCTTCATACCAGGCAAGCCACcccaatttttaaacttttatttatttatttattagagagagggaaagaggcagagtgagagggagagaaggggtgtgccaaggcttccagccactgcagatgaactccagatacttgtgccaccttgtgcatctggcttaagtaggtcctggggaatcaaaccaaggtcctttggttttgtaggcaagcgccttaacagctaagccatctctccagccccaccccaactttttttaaaatttttttgttttgttttacttttttatttacttatttgaaagtgacatatagagaaagaggcagttagagagagagaaatgggcacaccagggcctccagccactgcaaacaaactccagatgcatgtgcccccttgtgcatctggctaacgtgggtcctgggtaatcgagccttgaacccgggtccttaggcttcacaggcaagtgcttaactgctaagccatctctccagccccaccccaacTTTTTAATGAACAATCCTCAACAGAAATGCTTCCTGTTTTCTGAAATTGTTGACCCAGAATATAAGATACTAACTACATCTTTTTGCCTTGGCCCTTAGGGGGCCTCCATGGTGGGTGAGAGGGAGTTAAGTGTCTGCAAGTGTTCAGGAAAGGCTCTGATgtgctcttcctccctctctgtagAGGCTTCGGACAGAGAACCGGCTGCTCAAACAGCGGATTGAGACCCTAGAGAAGGTGAGGAATGTGGGCACCAACTCAGGAATCCAAATCTCCAGGCCTCTAGTAGTGTCTAGCAGCCATTAGGGCTGGGGTCCAGGTGCCACTCTGAAACAGCTATCTAAAGAAGCCTGACTTAAAACTCCCTAACCCCAAGGAGATTTGGGTTGCCCTTTTACTGGGGGCTCTGGAAAGACTCCACCCTTCTTGCACTGTCATTAACCCTAGGAATGAGGTTGAATTACAACTGGATGACAGTTCCAAGCTGGATGGGTAGGAGAGGAAACCCAGCATTGGGCCACCCTGTAACTTGTCAGTCTCACccaagaaataaaggaaaggtgatggagaggaagaggggtCACTTGTGGTGAGCAGCCATGGCCTTGACCCTGGATCCCACCAGGTCGAAGCTGGTCCCCACTTcctgctccttcctcctcttcactGGACCATCCACTGACCACGAATAGTGAGTGGGTCATATGCAAGATGTTACTATCTTGCCCCAAAGCCTCCATTCTTGTTTTCCTTCAAGATTAAAGTACTTGATAGGTCCCAGGCCTCTCTGGGACCTCCTCATCATAGTGCATAGTAAGCCAGTGCCACCCCAAACCCTCCCCTCACACAGATCCCTTCACCAGGATGGAGCTGGCTCTGGCTTTGGTCTTCCTCTGGGTCCTCTCCTGGTGGTTCTCtagtctttatttctctcttccctgcTTCTAGAGATAGTCCATTGCGTTAGTGACAAGGttcttgtctgtctctccccttctcttgtcCCTGCCCTTCTGCTCTGCCTCCTCCCCCTGTTGCTGGAAATTCCCCTTCGCCTGCCTGCCTGCGCGGTAGGAGAGCGCTGCTCTGGCTGATAGGTTAATCCAGGTACTGTAGCATTTTGTCTCCATCTCCAATTTCCATCTTGACCCATTCCTGATCCCTGCACACCAGAGACAGTAACCACCTCTTTTCTGGCTGTTGCCATTTTGGGGGTAAAGGGACAGTTCTGGCACTGTGCATGAAGGCATCTGGGGGACCTGCTTCCAAAGAGACCCAGCTTTTctggggagagatggagagaaacatGAAAGGGCATTCTGGGAGTATGCTTGGGTATAAATTTCCACACACCCATAGATAGGTTTCCTCCCCAAAGAGGCAGTGGGTGGGGTTGTAGGAGGGTTTGGGACTACTAGAGCATTATTCATTTCAGAACCTGACACATGTCCTATGCTAAGCTTACATGTACACGCTCTCACACTTGCACATAATCCTTTTGACTTTTCACTCTGCTCCTACCTGCCAAGTCCATCATCATCTCTCTCACACCTGCTTCTGCTGCTGATGCATCTTGAATTGCTACATCTGGAAGCTTTTGCATAGGACCCCAGGCGCTGAGCCTGGAATGTGGGGGGAGGAGTTGGGTGGGAAAGAGGATGAGGTAGAGGGGGAAGTGTAGCCCCCCTTCAGAGAGGTGTATTCCACCTCCCAGAGAGGCCTTTGGCTCTGTATAAGAACTCTTTTTCCTCCTCACCTGAGACAGAGACCAACCAACAGGCAGAATTGTGGAGGGAACCAAGCCTGGGGCCCGCATTCATCATTTAAGCTGACAGAACCTCCAGAAGCCCTGTCCTTGCCTGCCTCTACCCCTTACACCCTGATCTCCGGTGGGGCCCCCTTCCCAGGCTCTGAGAGCCAAAGGAGGGCCTGTTTGACTCTACCCCTCCTTCATCCTGTCTGGGCCTGCTCCTGTGGCCAGAAGCAGGGCCTAGCATGGAAGCAGCGAGTCAAGGTAATCCCCCCTTCCATCCCCATCCTCACTATGCTTAGGGACAGGTGACGCGGGCACAGGAGGCCGAGGAGAACTATGTTATCAAGCGGGAGCTGGCAGTGGTGAGGCAGCAGTGCAGTTCTGCAGCAGAGGACCTGCAGAAAGCTCAAAGCACCATCAGGCAGCTGCAGGAGCAGCAGGTACCAGGGGAGTGGGCGGGGCCACATCTCCAGAGCACCACTTCCTTGCCTGCTGGCCTTCATGGCTCCTACCAGCCCTAGCTTGAATGTTCCTTCCTTGGGAGGGAGTAAGGAGAAAGGGACCCAGAGATTTGCTGCACCTCCCAGCAAGACACCTTAGACTCAGGGAACATCCTGGGATTACTTTCAAGGCTGTGAGACTTGTCTTGAGACTAGGTAGTCATCTTCCTCTGGCTCCCAAACTCTGAGAACTGAAGAGCCCCTGAAGATTAAGAGATGGGTGGTGTCCAGAGCTTGTCCTGAAGCCCAAAGACGAACACTAGAAAAAGGAAATGGCCAAGAGGATGGGACACTTCAAGAGGCCTACAGCCCATCTGGGGAAAAGGAATAGGAGGCCTTGGCTGGAGAAGGGAGTTTCTGCCAAGATGGGGTAGGGCAGTCCCTCAGAAAAATGCCCTGCCAAGCCACCAGGGCAGCAAGAGCATGCTGCAATGCCCACCCCAGATATCTCCTTTACCAGCTTAGATGCAGCCTAGCTTACCAAGAAAACTCTTATCATTTGAAGTAGAGCCTGAGAAGGAACCATAGAGACAAGTGCAGAGATTCAAGTTGTTTCTAGCTCTGCCCCTTTGACCACACCCACCATGTGATTCAGCCAGTAACCTTCAGGAGGTCATGCTCCAGTCCTACCCACTTGATTCTGGGTAACCAGTCTTGGTGATTCTCAGAAGGCATCCTGAGGCCATGAAAAGTCCCCTTCCGAAGGGCCTCTCTGCAGCTTTCCAGGAAAATGACCCAGCTGGTTCTGCTATCCCCAGTGCCAGGATGTCTAGCCACAGAACAAGGGTTTGGCCTGAGCTCCTCATCCAAACCAGGGTCTCTATAGAGGAAGGCCAAGGTATAGGCCTGTAGCAAGCTGGCATGGAGGCTGTTCAGACTCAACTGCCAGGGACCAACACTCCTATGCCTCCCAGGAGAACCCGCGCCTCAGTGAGGACTTTGTGGCCCACCTGGAGACACAGTTAGAGCAGTCTCGGCTTCGGGAGACAGAGACACTGGGGGCCCTGCGGGAGATGCAAGACAAAGTTCTGGACATGGAAAAGGTATGCTTCTGTGGGTAGCAGGTAGATGGGTGGgtgtggggaacagagactgaggagaggacagaagatcCTGAGTAAGCTTAAGATGTACAGAAGGGGTGTCTAAGGTCATTCTCCCACACCAAGTCATTTTTCTGTGCCTGCAGTTTTGGAAGCCATTATGGCCTGGGCCTGTCCCCTCCACCATGGTCTGCTCACAAGGATCTAGCAGTATTGGAGCCCTCACCAGTATCTCCCAAGCTATGTGCTAGCACATATGCACCTGTACACCCACATGGTCGCCTTACATACAACCCTATAACAAGCACACTTACTCTGTGTCTCTCATTCAAAATGCCACCAGCACTAGCAGATTTCATGAGCTGCCAGGATATCCCTTTGCATGGTCCATATCTCCCCAGCTTATAGGTTCCAGGATGTAGGAGTGTCTGTAGGGTTAGGCCCAGGCCCATCATGACTGCCCCACCTCCCCTCTCCACTGGTGATATCCTTCAGAGGCTGACTGAGGCCCACCCTTTCTTGCCTGAAGCCCTGGAGAAAGCACCAAGCCTCCTGAGTTCTTCCCCAGCTACTTTTTGATTGATTCCActcaggctggagatatagctcaataGGCATGTCCagtatgcacaaggccttggtttgatccccagcacctcataagctgggcctggtggcccaTGCTTATCAGGCCAGCATtcaagaagtggaggcaggaggttcaaggtcatccttgactactccaggccagcctgggttatgtgagaccttgtcttaaggtgggggggagggggataaCTTGACTCTTGACTCAACTTTTCCAGGAGCTGCCACAGAGAGTACACTGTTTGAGCACTTCCCTTATGTCTGCCACAGCTGAGTGAGGAGCCACTGGCCTCAGTCTCCATCAACACCCAGAGCTGGGCTTCCCCATGTACTTCCACACAGTAGGGAAATGTATCTGCCTTAGGCCCATGCAGCTGGTGCATGAATCCAGTTATTGAGCCCACTGACAGAATGTAGACTAGCCACTCAGCCTGTTTGTTCCTGAGTGTTTGTTCCTGTGTGTCCTGGCCTAGCCTGGAGGGAGCACAGGGTGTTCccatctgtctccccagccccagaactgGTCATGGGCCCTGGGAGGGGTGAATCTCTCAGTCCTGGATGTGAGACAACACCTGTCCTCACCTAGGCTCCCTCAGTATATATGGTATAATTAGCAGTAGCATTTAAAGaggcttcacttttttttttttttttgaggtagggtctcactttagcccagactggcctggaattcactccgttttctcagggtggcctcgaactcacgccaatcctccaacctctgcctcccgagtgctgggattaaaggtgtgcaccaccatgcccgtttGCCTCacaatttggtttttttttttttttttttggtttttcttttttggtttttcgaggtagggtcttactctggtccaggctgacctggaattcactatggagtctcagagtggccttgaactcacggcgatcctcctacctctgcctcctgagtgctgggattaaaggtgtgtgccaccacgctgggcttccTCACAgtctttttgaaaattaatttatgtGCGTGTATGACAcaagagccatcttcccagctccaggaCTCCATACTTTCATGTGGTTCCCCTAGGACAGCCCTGTGAGAGAGTAGGTGTTTTAGTGCACCCCTTTTGCAGGTGATGACCTCTGAGCAGGGTTATACATTAAGGTACTCTCCTCTAAGGCGGAGTGCCTCCCCCAGCTGAGTTGTCCAAGGCAAAGCTCTAAGGAAATGAGGCTGAGGTTTTCAGTCCTGCAGATGGGGTTGACTGTGCAGCCGCGGAGGtactcagtcagtccctgtctTCCCTCAGAGAAACAGCTCGCTGCCTGATGAGAACAACGTGGCCAGACTGCAGGAGGAGCTCAGGGCGCTCAAGGTGCGGGAGGGCGAAGCCGTAGCCTCGGCAAGAGAGCTGAAGCTACAGCTGCAGGAGCTCTCAGACACCTGGCAGGTGAGTGACAAGTGATTAGAGCCTGACCTGCATGGAAGCGGCCGGTGTGCCCCCTCTAGTGGACCTTGCGAAGAAGGCTGGTGGCTGCATCCCAGGCAGAGAATGACCGCTTTACTCTCGCTTTCTCTCCTCAAGGCCCATCTTTCCCGTGGCGGCCGCTGGAAGGAGTCCCCGAGAAAGCTGGTCCTGGGCGAACTGCAGGATGAGCTAATGAGTGTGCGTTTGCGCGAAGCGCAGGCCCTGGCTGAGGGCCGCGAGCTGCGGCAGCGTGTGGTGGAACTCGAGACGCAGGTCGGCTGCATATACCAGGTGGAAGTAAGCCCCATGAGGGACTCCTAGACCAATCCTTGACCTTCTCCTGCTGCTCTCCTTTCCAGGACAACATCCACCGTAACCTACTGAACCGCGTGGAGGCGGAGCGCGCAGCATTGCAGGAGAAACTGCAATACCTGGGTGCGCAGAACAAAGGGCTCCAGACACAACTCAGTGAAAGCCGCCGCAAACAGGCAGAGGCCGAATGCAAGGTGCCAAACCTGCCCTTGGCTCTCCAGACTTGGCTCTGGACTCTGCCGCCCCCTTGACCCTTACTCTACCTTCGTACCCTCAGAGCAAGGAAGAGGTGATGGCTGTGCGACTGCGGGAAGCAGACAGCATGGCGGCTGTAGCTGAGATGCGGCAGCGCATCGCAGAGCTAGAGATCCAGGTAAGCTTCAGGGATGAGTTTGGGAGGGATGGAGGCAGACCCAGGGCTGGCCCTGCTTTGACTGCTAGTGCCCCTGGTACACACCGCAGAGGGAGGAGGGCCGCATCCAGGGCCAGCTGAACCACTCAGATTCGTCGCAGTACATCCGCGAGCTCAAGGACCAGATCGAGGAGTTGAAGGCTGAGGTGAGCGCGGGGCACACGGGTGACATCGATGCAGTGACAAGAATGAAGCATGAAGCTAGGAGGGCAAGAAAAGAGGGTGATGACCGGGCTCCTGCGTGTATGTTGGTCCACGCCTCCAACACGCAGGTCTTCCTGCCCCAGGTGCGACTACTGAAGGGCCCACCGCCCTTCAAGGACCCGCTGGCTTTTGATGGGCTGAGTCTGACAAGGCACCTGGATGAGGACTCTCTGCCTTCATCAGATGAAGAGCTGCTAAGCAGTGTGGGAGCAGCCCTGCAGGACCCTCTTTACCCTTTATCTCCCCGGGATGCACGCTTCTTCCACCGTCTGGAGCGGCCAGCAAAGGACAGCGAGGGCAGTTCAGATAGTGATGTGGATGAGCTGGCCACATCTTATAGCCAGGGCCTGGATAACTGAGGCCTGGAGCCCCGCCCTGGGAGCCAGGAGGCTGCAACCAACGTGTGCTGCTGGGAGAGGGTGATAGGTAGCTGCCTTGTGCTCTGTACTAAGGGACTCCAAGTCTGGATGGCTTTGCCCGTCTAAAGGTCAAAGAGACAGCGCCCATAGGGCAGAGCCTACCTGCAGGTTCTCCTTCCAAAGCAGTGTCTACCCATCATGGTCCATACCACTCTAGGCCCTCCTGTGTTCAGGGGATGCCTCAGCTAGTTATCTGGAGTGTCTGCCCTGCTAACAGCAAGAAGGAGGTCCCAGGCCTGGCTAGCAGGAAGCTCCCTCCTATCTCCTCTGGGATCAGGGTGGCCCAgttggggagggctggggagctaGAAGAAgtgtgagaaaaaaagaggcatttCTGGATTGAATTTGAGCACCCCACAGACAGGCTCTTGGGACACAGCTTGACCAGCCAGCCTCCTGACCACCAGAGACAGATGGACAGGCTAGGCTTTCCTGCCTGGTGCAGGGATCATAGGTCCTGTAGCAGAAACCAAAGCCCCCCATCCTGTGTGCAAGGGCCACCTGGGGTGTGAGTGGCCATTGGGAACCAGCTCAGGCCTGGGCAGTGTCTCCCTGCTTCTCTGGAGCTAAAGAAGCTTGGAAGAGACCCTGCTCCCTAGAGCCCCATCTTCCTTTGGAAGATACTAATATCACTAATCTTAGCCAGTGATGGAAGATGACTTTTTCCTTGGGAGTCCTCAGCCTCCATGCTCTTCCTTTTTGTGTCCCAAGCCCCACCTTCAGGCCACGGTTAGGTCCCAAGGGTTGAACTTCTGGATAGAGTTGCCTCCACTCACAGTGGTCCCATGGTATCTGTCCAGTAAGAATGGTGAGAATGGTGCCAAAGTCCAACAACAGCCCCCCaggcctctttctctcctatccCCTGCATCTTGGGACCCTCAGGGCTGACCTTCTCAGTGCTCCTGGAGCCATGAGTAAAAGTAAAGTAGTGTCACAAGCAGTTCCCCAAGGCTTCCTGAGGTGGGGACCCTAACTCAGTTTCCTTTCCCAATTGCCCACTCTTCAGTGTTACAAAGCCTGGGGACCAAAGGGCACCCATGGAGCCCTCTCATATGTTCCCCACACTGCCCACCACCATTTTTACACACTGCCTGTTCACACCACATGTTGCCCAGGCAGGAAAGATGGAAAATAAAGTGTATTTACACAGTCACAGATAAGGGATGCTGAGTGGGGTAAGACTGAGGGTGGGAAGAATTACAGCAATTAAATGCCTAGCCCCTGGTCTAGCAACTTAACTGAGGAGCCAAGTAATCATCATTGCCCTGAGAAGTGTCCCATATTCTAATGGAGTGGCAGATGGGACAGGTAAAGGACATCAGATGGTTGGTTTGAGAAAAAAGTTCAAGAGGGAGTTAGTAAAGGGGATGGGGTATGATTAAGAATGGCAGctttgaggctgaagagatggcctagcagttaaaggtatttgtttacaAGCCTGTGAGTTCCATCCTCTCCAGAATCCCCCTGAAAAGCTTGGCACCAAGTGGCCTATGGTATCTATAATCGTAActcctatggcaatgggaggtagagccaggagaatcccaaagctcacaagcagcagtggcaagacagccctgtctcaaaagaaaaaaaaaaaacaaggtggaaggagaggagaaacaagTATCTTCTGACCTCCCCATACATGTCATGCCACACATGCATGAATCCACATACACACGCAtcatacaaatgcacacataaatacaaataaaattttaaaatagcttcAAGAAGAGTTGAATCCAGGTACAGTCATTGAATATAGACTCCTAGAGATGTTCTGCCCTGTACCTTTCTCTGAGGACTCTCCCCAGTGGCATGAAGACAGGTACTGGAGGGAGGAGCTTCTGTTAATGTGAATGCCAAATAGACAACTGGACAGAAAATCTAAGGCTTTATGGAGAAGATGGTGTGAGATGCTTCTTCAAGGGTAAAAGTACCAAGGCCAGATGTCACTAGGACcagtttggagagagagaaggagctggGTCCTGGCAGGGAAGGAACAGGAGAACTTGGACATGGCTAAACCAGGAAGATTGTGGATATGTCTACTCAAAATCAGAGCTTGAGTTTTGAATAGAGTAGTGGGGAGCTGGTGGAGGGCTTAGAAGAGAGGGACTTTAACAAATGGACTAGTGTCAGGAGTCAGTAATAACATCAGTTCATCAGAGTCCAAACTAAGTCAGACAATGGGGACTGCGTTGGAGGCTCCCTAGAATACTCAAATATCTTTGTAGGGCTCCTCATGCAACTGAGGCTTACCCTCAGCTGTTGAGAGTAGGGGCAAAGCTAGAGATGGCAAAGGAAGGTGCCTAAGAGCAGAAATGTAACTGGCTTCAGGCAGATGTTAGCTAGTCCCTGCTCTATACCAGTGTGGACCCACAGGGGGCCTCATTGACTGGTAACTGTGAGCAGTTGGACAACACACTGGTTACATGTCAGAACAGAGAGGTCTCACGTATTCTCCCATAACATCAGAAGGAGGCCACACACATCATTCTTAACACAGAGATTTATTACTGAGACTCAACAGTCACTGTTCATATCTGCTGTTCTCTCATGAGGTCATGAATTCCATCCAAACTAGCTCCCTGGACCGAGACAGGTCTCTGGATTCAAAGCCatgaaatgctggagagatggctcactgggaaaGAGCACTTCCTTCACAAGCAAAAGATCTCAGGGGCCCTGATTTTCCTGTATCCAACAAACAGCTGGGTACTGCAATGTTGTAACCCCAGTCATGTGGGAGC
The genomic region above belongs to Jaculus jaculus isolate mJacJac1 chromosome 5, mJacJac1.mat.Y.cur, whole genome shotgun sequence and contains:
- the Evi5l gene encoding EVI5-like protein isoform X4, which encodes MASPTLSPDSSSQEALSAPTCSPTSDSENLSPDELELLAKLEEQNRLLEADSKSMRSMNGSRRNSGSSLVSSSSASSNLSHLEEDTWILWGRIANEWEEWRRRKEKLLKELIRKGIPHHFRAIVWQLLCSATDMPVKNQYSELLKMSSPCEKLIRRDIARTYPEHEFFKGQDSLGQEVLFNVMKAYSLVDREVGYCQGSAFIVGLLLMQMPEEEAFCVFVRLMQEYRLRELFKPSMAELGLCIYQFEYMLQEQLPDLNAHFRSQSFHTSMYASSWFLTLFLTTFPLPVATRVFDIFMYEGLEIVFRVGLALLQVNQMELMQLDMEGMSQYFQRVIPHQFDSCPDKLVLKAYQVKYNPKKMKRLEKEYAAMKSKEMEEQIEIKRLRTENRLLKQRIETLEKGQVTRAQEAEENYVIKRELAVVRQQCSSAAEDLQKAQSTIRQLQEQQENPRLSEDFVAHLETQLEQSRLRETETLGALREMQDKVLDMEKRNSSLPDENNVARLQEELRALKVREGEAVASARELKLQLQELSDTWQAHLSRGGRWKESPRKLVLGELQDELMSVRLREAQALAEGRELRQRVVELETQDNIHRNLLNRVEAERAALQEKLQYLGAQNKGLQTQLSESRRKQAEAECKSKEEVMAVRLREADSMAAVAEMRQRIAELEIQREEGRIQGQLNHSDSSQYIRELKDQIEELKAEVRLLKGPPPFKDPLAFDGLSLTRHLDEDSLPSSDEELLSSVGAALQDPLYPLSPRDARFFHRLERPAKDSEGSSDSDVDELATSYSQGLDN
- the Evi5l gene encoding EVI5-like protein isoform X2, which gives rise to MASPTLSPDSSSQEALSAPTCSPTSDSENLSPDELELLAKLEEQNRLLEADSKSMRSMNGSRRNSGSSLVSSSSASSNLSHLEEDTWILWGRIANEWEEWRRRKEKLLKELIRKGIPHHFRAIVWQLLCSATDMPVKNQYSELLKMSSPCEKLIRRDIARTYPEHEFFKGQDSLGQEVLFNVMKAYSLVDREVGYCQGSAFIVGLLLMQMPEEEAFCVFVRLMQEYRLRELFKPSMAELGLCIYQFEYMLQEQLPDLNAHFRSQSFHTSMYASSWFLTLFLTTFPLPVATRVFDIFMYEGLEIVFRVGLALLQVNQMELMQLDMEGMSQYFQRVIPHQFDSCPDKLVLKAYQVKYNPKKMKRLEKEYAAMKSKEMEEQIEIKRLRTENRLLKQRIETLEKESAALADRLIQGQVTRAQEAEENYVIKRELAVVRQQCSSAAEDLQKAQSTIRQLQEQQENPRLSEDFVAHLETQLEQSRLRETETLGALREMQDKVLDMEKRNSSLPDENNVARLQEELRALKVREGEAVASARELKLQLQELSDTWQAHLSRGGRWKESPRKLVLGELQDELMSVRLREAQALAEGRELRQRVVELETQDNIHRNLLNRVEAERAALQEKLQYLGAQNKGLQTQLSESRRKQAEAECKSKEEVMAVRLREADSMAAVAEMRQRIAELEIQREEGRIQGQLNHSDSSQYIRELKDQIEELKAEVRLLKGPPPFKDPLAFDGLSLTRHLDEDSLPSSDEELLSSVGAALQDPLYPLSPRDARFFHRLERPAKDSEGSSDSDVDELATSYSQGLDN
- the Evi5l gene encoding EVI5-like protein isoform X5, which gives rise to MASPTLSPDSSSQEALSAPTCSPTSDSENLSPDELELLAKLEEQNRLLEADSKSMRSMNGSRRNSGSSLVSSSSASSNLSHLEEDTWILWGRIANEWEEWRRRKEKLLKELIRKGIPHHFRAIVWQLLCSATDMPVKNQYSELLKMSSPCEKLIRRDIARTYPEHEFFKGQDSLGQEVLFNVMKAYSLVDREVGYCQGSAFIVGLLLMQMPEEEAFCVFVRLMQEYRLRELFKPSMAELGLCIYQFEYMLQEQLPDLNAHFRSQSFHTSMYASSWFLTLFLTTFPLPVATRVFDIFMYEGLEIVFRVGLALLQVNQMELMQLDMEGMSQYFQRVIPHQFDSCPDKLVLKAYQVKYNPKKMKRLEKEYAAMKSKEMEEQIEIKRLRTENRLLKQRIETLEKESAALADRLIQGQVTRAQEAEENYVIKRELAVVRQQCSSAAEDLQKAQSTIRQLQEQQENPRLSEDFVAHLETQLEQSRLRETETLGALREMQDKVLDMEKRNSSLPDENNVARLQEELRALKVREGEAVASARELKLQLQELSDTWQAHLSRGGRWKESPRKLVLGELQDELMSVRLREAQALAEGRELRQRVVELETQDNIHRNLLNRVEAERAALQEKLQYLGAQNKGLQTQLSESRRKQAEAECKSKEEVMAVRLREADSMAAVAEMRQRIAELEIQVRLLKGPPPFKDPLAFDGLSLTRHLDEDSLPSSDEELLSSVGAALQDPLYPLSPRDARFFHRLERPAKDSEGSSDSDVDELATSYSQGLDN